A window of the Listeria swaminathanii genome harbors these coding sequences:
- a CDS encoding LapA family protein, translated as MKENKVQWQVIAGIILALIIAIFAVINVDPVEVNFLFAQAEWPLILIIIGSVLCGCLIIFFLNIAKSRGMKKKVKQLTTEKAELERQLAASKAMKTHSSKVEKREPEKVVDTTK; from the coding sequence ATGAAAGAAAACAAAGTACAATGGCAAGTCATTGCGGGGATTATTTTAGCACTCATTATTGCGATATTTGCAGTTATTAATGTAGACCCAGTAGAAGTAAACTTTTTATTTGCTCAAGCAGAGTGGCCGCTCATTTTAATTATTATCGGGTCTGTGTTGTGCGGTTGCTTAATTATCTTTTTCTTAAATATCGCGAAATCTCGTGGAATGAAGAAAAAAGTAAAACAATTAACAACCGAAAAAGCAGAATTAGAACGCCAATTGGCTGCTTCTAAAGCGATGAAAACACACTCTTCTAAAGTAGAAAAACGTGAACCGGAAAAGGTAGTAGATACAACTAAATAA
- the secDF gene encoding protein translocase subunit SecDF: MVKKSKIVIFFLVVAIIFGAVFGTAKMVMQNINLGLDLQGGFEVLYEVSPADGKGTVSKQTLTDTVTSLDKRINSLGVAEPSIQIEGDNRIRVQLAGITDQDEARKMLSTTAQLSFRDANDKMMMNGSDLVAGGAKQAFDSSNNPIVTLKLKSADKFASVTKTILAEAPDNQLVIWLDWKEGQKYKTEREKKDPAYLSAPNVSSVLDTDKVEISGSFTTEEAKDLAELLNSGALPVKMTEVYSTSVGAQFGQDALQETILAGIIGVMAIFIFMMAVYRLPGVVASITLVAYTYLVLLILSLLHATLTLPGIAGLILGIGMAVDANVITYERIKEEIKVGRSTKAAFEVGGKEAFRAILDGNLTTLIVAAVLFYFGTSSIKGFATVLIISILVSFLTAVWGSRFLLGLLVKSNWLNNKPGFFAVKRKDIHNLHEGINSFSLKTHFDRYDFVKHHRLFLSIFAGIVIVGIVILSIFKLNLGIDFASGTRAEVTANQTLTETQIKKDLDAIDMPSDDIVFQGSGSKTAVVSYKGTLSQDDVSKFKNYFEDKYKHEPSISTVSPTVGKELAKNGFWALGVASVLIVLYIAVRFEFYMGIAAILSLLFDAFIIFIFFSVTRLEVDLTFIAAVLTVIGYSINDTIVTADRIRDISTKMQRFKTKEEIADAVNKALRQTFTRSINTILTVVFTVLALVLFGSESILNFSIALLVGLISSVFSSIFMAMQLWYVFKARQLRKKGPINTVKKKKPRNNGQPVV, encoded by the coding sequence ATGGTAAAAAAGAGTAAGATAGTTATTTTCTTTCTAGTAGTTGCAATTATCTTTGGTGCTGTATTTGGTACCGCAAAAATGGTTATGCAAAACATCAACCTAGGCTTGGATCTTCAAGGGGGCTTCGAAGTTCTATATGAAGTATCGCCAGCTGATGGTAAGGGAACTGTATCGAAACAAACGTTAACAGATACAGTAACGTCACTTGATAAGCGGATTAACTCATTAGGTGTTGCTGAACCAAGTATCCAAATCGAAGGAGACAACCGTATCCGTGTTCAACTTGCTGGGATAACTGACCAAGATGAAGCTCGGAAAATGTTATCAACCACAGCCCAATTATCATTTAGAGATGCTAATGACAAAATGATGATGAACGGTAGTGACTTGGTTGCAGGCGGTGCTAAACAAGCTTTCGATTCAAGTAATAATCCAATCGTTACATTAAAACTAAAAAGCGCAGACAAATTTGCTAGTGTTACAAAAACAATCCTAGCAGAAGCACCTGACAATCAATTAGTTATTTGGTTAGATTGGAAAGAAGGACAAAAATACAAAACAGAACGCGAGAAGAAAGATCCCGCATACTTATCAGCACCAAACGTAAGTAGTGTACTAGATACAGACAAAGTAGAAATTTCCGGAAGCTTTACAACGGAAGAAGCAAAAGATTTAGCAGAATTGCTTAACTCTGGTGCGCTTCCTGTGAAAATGACTGAAGTTTATTCTACCTCTGTTGGTGCACAATTTGGTCAAGATGCATTACAAGAAACTATTTTAGCCGGTATTATTGGTGTTATGGCTATCTTTATTTTCATGATGGCAGTTTACCGTTTACCTGGTGTTGTCGCATCTATCACATTAGTTGCTTACACTTATTTAGTATTATTAATTTTGAGTCTACTTCACGCAACACTTACTCTACCAGGGATTGCTGGTTTGATTCTGGGGATAGGTATGGCTGTTGACGCGAACGTAATCACATACGAGCGGATAAAAGAAGAAATCAAAGTCGGTAGGTCGACAAAAGCTGCTTTTGAAGTTGGTGGAAAAGAAGCATTCCGCGCAATTTTGGATGGTAACTTAACGACACTTATCGTGGCTGCGGTTCTCTTCTACTTCGGAACGAGCTCTATCAAAGGTTTCGCTACTGTTCTGATCATTAGTATTTTAGTCAGCTTCTTGACAGCCGTTTGGGGATCAAGATTCTTACTTGGATTATTAGTGAAAAGTAACTGGCTTAACAACAAACCTGGATTCTTTGCAGTTAAACGAAAAGATATCCATAACTTACACGAAGGTATTAATAGCTTTAGCTTAAAAACACACTTTGATCGTTATGATTTTGTAAAACATCATCGTCTGTTCTTATCTATTTTTGCTGGGATAGTAATCGTGGGTATTGTAATTCTATCAATCTTTAAATTGAATCTTGGTATCGATTTTGCCAGTGGGACTCGAGCAGAAGTAACTGCTAATCAAACACTGACAGAAACGCAAATTAAGAAAGATTTAGATGCGATTGATATGCCGTCTGATGATATTGTTTTCCAAGGATCTGGTTCTAAAACAGCCGTTGTTTCTTACAAAGGAACATTATCACAAGACGATGTATCTAAATTCAAAAATTATTTTGAAGACAAATATAAGCACGAACCAAGCATCAGTACCGTTTCGCCAACTGTCGGTAAAGAACTTGCCAAAAATGGCTTCTGGGCACTCGGTGTAGCGTCTGTGCTGATCGTACTTTACATTGCTGTGCGATTTGAATTTTATATGGGTATTGCGGCGATTCTTTCCTTACTATTTGACGCATTTATCATCTTTATATTCTTTAGTGTTACAAGGCTGGAGGTTGACTTGACCTTCATTGCCGCGGTTCTGACGGTTATCGGTTATTCGATAAATGATACGATAGTCACCGCCGACCGAATACGGGATATTAGTACGAAGATGCAGCGTTTCAAAACGAAAGAAGAGATTGCCGATGCGGTTAACAAAGCATTGCGCCAAACATTCACTCGTTCGATAAACACGATTTTAACCGTTGTTTTCACCGTACTTGCGCTTGTACTATTTGGTAGTGAGTCCATTCTAAACTTCTCCATCGCTTTATTAGTGGGACTTATTTCCAGTGTGTTCTCGTCCATCTTTATGGCGATGCAACTATGGTACGTATTTAAAGCAAGACAATTACGTAAAAAAGGACCAATTAATACGGTTAAAAAGAAAAAACCACGCAATAACGGACAACCTGTCGTTTAA
- a CDS encoding post-transcriptional regulator — MDAFSEWYEDLAPAISIKVEDFHILGYREIKASHIWAFLTEEKWQNKPTPALHERMNDVMQMNIGQLMQFIMTTAEQESNNHISQANNVLQQNVED; from the coding sequence ATGGATGCATTTTCGGAATGGTATGAAGATTTAGCGCCGGCAATCTCAATAAAAGTGGAAGATTTTCATATTTTAGGTTACCGAGAAATTAAGGCAAGCCACATTTGGGCATTTTTAACAGAAGAAAAGTGGCAGAATAAACCAACCCCTGCTTTGCATGAAAGAATGAATGATGTCATGCAAATGAATATTGGACAATTAATGCAATTTATTATGACAACAGCTGAACAAGAATCTAATAACCATATTTCTCAAGCAAATAATGTGCTTCAACAAAATGTGGAAGATTAA